A genomic window from Streptococcus sanguinis includes:
- a CDS encoding GNAT family N-acetyltransferase, which translates to MTILETDHLILRDLQESDLPALIAMNQDSEVMQYFPKPYSQAESLRLYRGIQDEVKAYGYSLWAVEEKDSQEFIGLVGLHHSDLRIFAGKEAVEIGWRLRKEFWNRGYATEAAQACLDFAFQQAGLSEVYSFTSLLNFPSQKVMQKLGMEFVKEFDNEKVPADSPLYRHVLYRIKSFH; encoded by the coding sequence ATGACTATTCTTGAAACAGACCATCTGATCTTGCGGGACTTGCAGGAATCAGATTTGCCGGCTTTGATTGCTATGAATCAGGATTCGGAGGTCATGCAGTATTTTCCGAAGCCATATAGCCAAGCGGAGTCCTTGCGGCTTTATCGGGGCATTCAAGATGAAGTTAAGGCCTATGGATACAGTCTTTGGGCTGTTGAAGAAAAGGACAGTCAGGAGTTTATCGGCTTGGTAGGTCTCCACCATTCGGATTTACGGATTTTTGCTGGAAAAGAAGCTGTAGAAATCGGCTGGCGTCTGCGAAAAGAGTTTTGGAATCGTGGTTATGCGACGGAGGCTGCCCAGGCCTGTCTAGACTTCGCTTTCCAGCAAGCTGGTTTGTCAGAAGTTTACTCTTTTACATCCTTACTCAATTTCCCTTCGCAAAAAGTCATGCAAAAGCTAGGCATGGAATTTGTCAAAGAATTTGATAATGAAAAAGTTCCAGCAGACAGTCCGCTTTACAGACATGTCCTCTACAGAATCAAGAGTTTTCATTAA
- the ant(6) gene encoding aminoglycoside 6-adenylyltransferase, whose amino-acid sequence MRTEPEMLDVILQTAKVLQVDAVAMSGSRTNPNAPKDEFQDYDVVYIVEDLDALVADLAWLEGFGKRMIEQHVLLDHRRLYLMLLEDGNRIDLTLCPKEHIKEWVDSEADFTVLDDSQGLFAPYAPTPKRYWTTPASATDFDKSCNEFWWVSAYVVKGIYRNHLVYATDHLYGICQQELLKLLAWQVAADKGTVDVGKNYKYLFQYLPAEKEKEFTALLDFSDQKKITKSLLATMHFFQKEAQAFSRKTGFHYDKETAEKMIEYAEEKLK is encoded by the coding sequence ATGAGAACTGAACCCGAAATGCTTGATGTGATTTTGCAAACCGCAAAAGTGCTACAAGTCGACGCTGTCGCCATGTCCGGCTCGCGGACAAATCCGAATGCTCCCAAGGACGAGTTCCAAGACTATGATGTAGTCTACATTGTAGAGGATTTGGATGCTCTGGTGGCTGACCTTGCTTGGTTGGAAGGATTTGGCAAGCGCATGATCGAGCAGCATGTCCTACTAGACCATCGCCGTCTCTACCTCATGCTTTTGGAGGATGGAAATCGGATAGATTTGACCCTTTGCCCAAAGGAGCACATCAAAGAGTGGGTGGATAGCGAAGCGGATTTCACGGTGCTGGATGACTCGCAGGGGCTGTTTGCTCCTTATGCACCGACACCCAAGCGCTATTGGACGACACCAGCTAGTGCGACTGACTTTGATAAATCCTGCAATGAATTTTGGTGGGTGTCAGCTTATGTAGTCAAGGGCATTTATCGAAATCACCTTGTCTATGCGACGGATCATTTGTATGGAATCTGCCAGCAAGAATTGCTCAAGCTTTTAGCTTGGCAAGTGGCAGCAGATAAGGGGACGGTCGATGTTGGCAAGAACTACAAGTACCTCTTTCAGTATTTGCCTGCTGAGAAAGAGAAAGAATTTACAGCCTTGCTTGACTTTTCTGACCAGAAAAAAATCACCAAGTCTCTCTTAGCTACCATGCACTTTTTCCAAAAAGAAGCACAAGCTTTCTCTCGCAAAACCGGTTTCCACTATGACAAAGAAACTGCAGAGAAGATGATTGAGTATGCTGAGGAGAAGTTGAAATAG
- the parC gene encoding DNA topoisomerase IV subunit A: protein MSNIQNMSLEDIMGERFGRYSKYIIQERALPDIRDGLKPVQRRILYSMNKDGNTFDKGYRKSAKSVGNIMGNFHPHGDSSIYDAMVRMSQDWKNREILVEMHGNNGSMDGDPPAAMRYTEARLSEMAGYLLQDIEKDTVPFAWNFDDTEKEPTVLPAAFPNLLVNGATGISAGYATDIPPHNLAEVIDAVIYMIDHPSAKVDKLMEFLPGPDFPTGAIVQGRDEIKKAYETGKGRVVVRSRTEIEKLKGGKEQIVITEIPYEINKAVLVKKIDDVRVNNKVAGIAEVRDESDRDGLRIAIELKKDANTELILNYLFKYTDLQVNYNFNMVAIDNFTPRLVGIVPILTSYIAHRKEIILARSRFDKAKAEKRLHIVEGLIRVLSILDEVIALIRASENKADAKENLKVSYDFTEEQAEAIVTLQLYRLTNTDVVVLEEEEAELREKIAMLAAIIGDERTMYNLMKRELRDVKKKFGNPRLSELQDTANAIEIDTASLIVEEETYVSVTRSGYIKRTSPRSFSASTLEEMGKRDDDRLIFVSPAKTTQHLLIFTSLGNVIYRPVHELSDIRWKEIGEHLSQTISNFDTKEEVIYTELLDSFEEGTYFAATKLGQIKRVERKEFSPWRTYKSKSLKFAKLKNEEDQVIALAPIKLDDVMLVTKNGYALRFNIEEVPVIGAKAAGVKAINLKKDDVLAAAFIANTDSLYLLTQRGSLKRMAVADIPVTSRANRGLQVLRELKTKPHRVFAAGPVYSEALDFDLFTTETEASEEQILQVLSNKGTAYEINLADLSLSERTSNGSFISDTISDEEVFSAYIK, encoded by the coding sequence ATGAGTAACATTCAAAACATGTCCCTTGAGGACATCATGGGAGAGCGCTTTGGTCGCTACTCCAAATACATCATTCAGGAGCGGGCCTTGCCGGACATTCGCGATGGCTTGAAGCCTGTTCAGCGCCGTATTCTTTATTCGATGAACAAGGACGGCAACACTTTTGACAAGGGCTACCGCAAGTCTGCCAAGTCTGTCGGGAACATCATGGGGAATTTCCACCCCCACGGCGACAGCTCCATCTACGATGCCATGGTTCGTATGTCTCAGGATTGGAAAAATCGTGAGATTCTCGTTGAGATGCACGGTAACAATGGTTCCATGGACGGTGATCCACCGGCAGCTATGCGTTATACTGAGGCGCGCCTGTCTGAGATGGCTGGCTATCTTTTGCAGGATATCGAGAAAGATACCGTTCCTTTTGCATGGAACTTTGACGATACCGAGAAGGAGCCAACTGTTCTGCCGGCAGCCTTTCCTAATCTCTTGGTCAATGGAGCAACTGGGATTTCTGCTGGTTATGCGACTGATATTCCACCTCATAATCTAGCCGAAGTCATTGACGCGGTCATCTATATGATTGACCATCCGTCGGCCAAGGTGGACAAACTCATGGAGTTTCTGCCTGGTCCAGACTTCCCGACAGGAGCCATTGTCCAAGGCCGTGATGAGATCAAGAAAGCCTACGAGACTGGTAAAGGTCGCGTCGTGGTGCGCTCTAGAACTGAGATTGAAAAGCTGAAGGGCGGCAAAGAGCAAATCGTCATCACCGAGATTCCTTACGAGATTAATAAAGCTGTCTTGGTCAAGAAGATTGACGATGTGCGGGTCAACAATAAGGTGGCTGGCATTGCCGAGGTGCGGGACGAATCCGATCGTGACGGTCTTCGGATTGCCATCGAGCTCAAGAAAGATGCCAATACTGAGCTGATTCTCAACTATCTCTTTAAGTACACTGATTTGCAAGTCAATTACAATTTCAACATGGTGGCTATTGACAATTTTACGCCTCGTTTGGTGGGAATTGTACCAATCTTGACCAGTTATATTGCCCACCGCAAGGAGATCATTCTGGCTCGCAGCCGGTTTGACAAGGCCAAGGCTGAGAAACGGCTTCATATCGTGGAAGGACTGATTCGGGTGCTTTCCATCTTGGACGAGGTAATTGCCCTGATTCGTGCATCAGAAAACAAAGCAGACGCCAAGGAAAATCTTAAAGTCAGCTATGATTTCACTGAGGAGCAGGCTGAAGCTATCGTCACTCTCCAACTCTACCGTTTGACCAATACAGACGTAGTGGTTCTGGAAGAGGAAGAAGCAGAGCTACGCGAGAAGATTGCGATGCTGGCAGCCATTATCGGCGATGAGCGCACCATGTATAATCTTATGAAGCGTGAGCTCCGCGATGTCAAGAAGAAGTTTGGCAATCCGCGTCTCAGCGAGCTGCAGGATACGGCAAACGCCATCGAGATTGATACAGCTAGTCTCATCGTTGAGGAAGAGACCTATGTCAGCGTGACTCGTTCTGGTTATATCAAGCGGACAAGTCCGCGTTCTTTCTCGGCGTCGACCCTAGAAGAGATGGGCAAGCGTGACGATGACCGACTGATTTTTGTTAGTCCGGCCAAGACAACCCAGCACTTGCTGATCTTTACGAGTCTTGGAAATGTCATTTACCGGCCTGTTCATGAGCTGTCAGACATCCGCTGGAAAGAAATCGGAGAACACCTCAGCCAGACTATCAGCAACTTTGATACCAAGGAAGAGGTTATCTATACAGAATTGCTGGATAGCTTTGAGGAGGGCACTTACTTTGCAGCGACCAAGTTAGGTCAAATCAAGCGTGTAGAGCGCAAGGAGTTCAGTCCTTGGCGGACCTACAAGTCTAAGTCGCTCAAGTTTGCTAAACTAAAAAATGAAGAAGATCAGGTTATTGCTCTGGCGCCGATTAAGCTGGATGATGTTATGCTCGTGACCAAGAATGGCTATGCACTGCGCTTCAATATTGAGGAAGTTCCTGTCATCGGAGCTAAGGCAGCTGGGGTTAAAGCCATCAACCTCAAGAAGGACGATGTCCTAGCGGCAGCCTTTATCGCCAATACAGACTCACTTTACCTCCTGACTCAGCGAGGTTCGCTCAAGCGTATGGCAGTCGCAGATATTCCTGTTACCAGTCGGGCAAATCGTGGTCTTCAAGTTCTGAGAGAGCTTAAGACCAAACCGCATCGTGTCTTTGCAGCTGGACCAGTTTATAGCGAAGCACTGGACTTTGATCTCTTTACAACAGAAACAGAAGCCAGTGAGGAGCAGATTTTGCAGGTGCTTTCCAATAAAGGCACTGCTTATGAAATCAATCTGGCTGATCTTAGCCTGTCCGAGCGAACTAGCAATGGCAGCTTCATTTCTGATACCATATCAGACGAAGAAGTCTTCTCAGCTTACATTAAATAA